One Nitrospiria bacterium genomic region harbors:
- the aroC gene encoding chorismate synthase encodes MLRYLNGGESHGKLLLAIVEGMPSGVPLSEAVVNLDLARRQKGYGRGGRMKIEQDQVEFVSGVRKGLTLGSPVGLQIANKDWKNWQEIMAVEPGDPATQRVVTKPRPGHADLVGAIKYAHTDIRNVLEKASARETAIRVAIGAVAKALLSQFRITLVSHVREIGGVQAETSRLSLEQIRKAAEESEVRCADASAAGMMIEKIREAKEKGDTLGGVFEVIADNIPIGLGSYAQWDRRLSARLAFALMSIQAMKGVEIGMGFEAARRFGSEVHDEIFYDEAAGGFYRKTNNAGGLEGGVTNGQPIVLRVAMKPISTLYSPLKSVDIKSKEPFEATVERSDICTVPAAGVIGEAVVAFELASAMIEKFGGDSLLEMKRNFDGYQQYVKEW; translated from the coding sequence ATGCTCCGATATCTCAACGGTGGCGAATCGCACGGCAAACTCCTTTTGGCCATCGTGGAAGGGATGCCGTCGGGTGTTCCCTTGAGCGAAGCGGTTGTCAATCTGGATCTTGCCCGTCGTCAGAAAGGATACGGCCGGGGTGGAAGGATGAAGATCGAGCAGGATCAGGTTGAATTTGTCTCGGGCGTCCGCAAGGGCCTGACCTTGGGCAGCCCGGTCGGCCTGCAGATCGCCAATAAGGACTGGAAGAATTGGCAGGAGATCATGGCGGTCGAACCGGGCGATCCGGCGACCCAGCGCGTGGTGACGAAACCGAGACCGGGTCATGCCGATCTGGTCGGGGCGATCAAATATGCCCATACCGATATCCGGAATGTGCTCGAGAAGGCCAGCGCCCGAGAGACGGCCATCCGGGTTGCGATCGGCGCGGTGGCCAAGGCCCTGCTGAGTCAGTTCCGGATCACCCTGGTGAGCCATGTTCGGGAAATCGGAGGCGTTCAGGCCGAAACGAGCCGCTTGAGCCTCGAGCAGATCCGGAAGGCGGCGGAGGAGTCCGAGGTCCGCTGCGCCGATGCCTCCGCGGCGGGGATGATGATCGAGAAGATCCGCGAGGCCAAGGAAAAAGGGGATACCTTGGGCGGGGTGTTCGAGGTGATCGCCGACAATATCCCGATCGGTCTCGGAAGCTACGCTCAGTGGGACCGGCGGCTGAGCGCCCGGCTGGCCTTCGCGTTGATGAGCATACAGGCCATGAAAGGGGTCGAGATCGGCATGGGGTTTGAGGCCGCCCGGCGCTTCGGATCGGAAGTTCACGATGAAATTTTTTATGACGAGGCCGCCGGGGGATTTTACCGAAAAACCAACAATGCGGGCGGACTCGAAGGGGGGGTGACCAATGGCCAACCCATCGTGCTCCGCGTGGCGATGAAGCCGATCTCCACGCTCTATTCGCCCTTGAAAAGCGTCGACATCAAGAGCAAGGAGCCATTTGAGGCGACGGTGGAGCGATCCGATATCTGCACCGTGCCGGCCGCGGGCGTCATCGGCGAGGCGGTGGTGGCATTTGAGCTGGCCTCCGCCATGATCGAGAAATTCGGGGGCGACAGCCTCCTTGAGATGAAACGAAATTTCGACGGCTACCAGCAGTATGTCAAGGAATGGTGA
- the pilQ gene encoding type IV pilus secretin PilQ codes for MKLKMHFARRVLNGFFVPFLILGMASCASLFEETQPGAGDELNTIQDISVTDQPDKTEIVVVGQKPLVYTSYQLTDPARLIVDVAGASVGKFKDRMPIGQGAVTDLLPIEGEKPSNVVRLEITLTEAVLSHVRADGEKLMIDIDKPAASATAEAAAPAGSVAPAPMTEAAQETTVPPAPATEEKALPSEPTLPAAKTVSKLTVDRNDDTVAVHITGDGVLNPNAFMASGNRLVVDLPDVTSHIRPNTISVKAKLLKDIRIGQHVKPQKVRVVFDLNSKVAFAVEPSGKEVAVTLHAAEAETPAAPAEAEAKPKEEPAEKPPAAEPAPKQQPEKPPVAAQEATKETPPQTTEEKPTVPEKVSPSPPPEEIMPTPVPASAKRGEITAQKRYIGRKVSLDFQDADLSNVLRLLADVSGMNIVIGENVKGKVTLKLINVPWDQALDIVLKMSNLGQVREGTIIRVATLSDLAKQQDEEAHAKDARVKAEDLVTKVIYINYAKVDDLSKTLKKYLSPRGEITVDERTNTLVIKDIDKEVNEAAALAKTLDERTPEVQIEARIVQADTSFARSLGIQWGVAYGTVNSNSVFSIQGINTAAGVTPPAFGVIAPDFAVNLPASVSGMNAVPSAGFNFGRFTNNPINLDLRLSAGELNGLTKTISSPKVTTLNNVKAKIEQGESIPFQTSSANTGPTTTFVDANLVLEVTPHITPDQSIIMKVKAARDSLGSFSGPAGPSIAKRQATTEVLVRDGETTVIGGIFVDEKNETETGIPFLSKIPIVGWLFKNTSNTDTKNELLIFLTPRIVKD; via the coding sequence ATGAAACTCAAGATGCATTTTGCTCGGCGGGTGCTGAACGGATTCTTCGTGCCGTTCCTGATTCTGGGAATGGCATCGTGCGCTTCCCTTTTTGAAGAAACCCAGCCCGGGGCCGGGGACGAACTCAATACCATTCAGGATATATCGGTGACCGATCAGCCGGACAAAACGGAGATCGTTGTCGTCGGTCAGAAACCCCTCGTTTACACCTCCTACCAATTAACGGACCCCGCGAGACTGATCGTGGACGTGGCCGGGGCCTCGGTTGGAAAATTCAAGGATCGAATGCCCATCGGTCAAGGGGCCGTGACGGACCTCCTCCCCATCGAAGGAGAAAAACCGAGTAATGTGGTCCGCTTGGAGATCACGCTGACGGAAGCCGTTCTATCCCATGTGCGCGCGGATGGGGAGAAGTTGATGATCGATATCGACAAACCGGCGGCTTCCGCCACCGCCGAGGCGGCGGCCCCCGCCGGTTCGGTCGCGCCGGCTCCGATGACGGAGGCGGCCCAGGAAACGACGGTTCCGCCGGCCCCGGCGACGGAAGAAAAAGCGCTTCCCAGCGAGCCGACCCTGCCGGCGGCGAAGACGGTTTCAAAACTGACCGTTGATCGGAATGACGACACGGTCGCCGTTCATATCACGGGGGATGGGGTCCTGAACCCGAATGCCTTCATGGCTTCCGGTAACCGTCTGGTGGTCGATTTGCCGGATGTGACCAGCCACATCCGACCCAACACCATTTCCGTGAAGGCCAAGCTCCTGAAGGATATCCGAATCGGCCAACACGTCAAACCCCAGAAGGTCCGTGTGGTATTTGATCTGAATTCGAAAGTTGCGTTTGCCGTCGAGCCGTCCGGAAAGGAAGTCGCGGTCACCTTGCACGCGGCGGAAGCGGAAACCCCGGCGGCGCCCGCGGAGGCTGAAGCCAAGCCCAAAGAGGAGCCGGCAGAAAAACCCCCGGCGGCGGAACCCGCTCCGAAACAACAGCCGGAGAAGCCGCCGGTCGCCGCACAGGAAGCGACCAAGGAAACCCCGCCCCAGACAACGGAAGAAAAGCCGACCGTCCCGGAAAAGGTTTCCCCGTCGCCTCCACCCGAGGAAATAATGCCGACGCCTGTTCCCGCATCGGCGAAACGAGGGGAGATCACGGCTCAAAAAAGGTATATCGGCCGAAAAGTTTCCCTTGATTTCCAGGATGCCGATCTCAGCAACGTGCTTCGATTGCTGGCCGATGTGAGCGGGATGAACATCGTGATCGGAGAAAATGTGAAAGGCAAAGTGACGCTCAAGTTGATCAATGTGCCCTGGGACCAGGCCCTGGATATCGTCCTGAAGATGAGCAATCTGGGGCAGGTTCGCGAGGGGACCATCATTCGCGTGGCCACCCTTTCGGACCTCGCCAAACAGCAGGATGAAGAAGCCCATGCGAAGGACGCCAGGGTCAAGGCCGAGGACCTCGTTACGAAGGTCATCTACATTAACTATGCCAAGGTCGATGATCTGTCCAAGACGCTGAAAAAGTACCTGAGTCCGAGAGGGGAAATCACGGTCGACGAGCGGACAAACACCCTGGTCATCAAGGATATTGATAAGGAGGTCAACGAGGCCGCGGCGTTGGCCAAGACGCTCGATGAGCGAACGCCGGAGGTCCAGATCGAGGCCCGGATCGTCCAGGCCGATACCAGCTTTGCCCGATCGCTCGGCATTCAATGGGGCGTGGCCTACGGCACCGTCAATTCAAACAGCGTGTTCTCGATCCAGGGGATCAATACGGCCGCCGGCGTCACCCCGCCCGCCTTCGGGGTAATTGCGCCCGATTTCGCGGTGAATTTGCCGGCCAGTGTTTCGGGTATGAATGCGGTTCCCTCGGCCGGTTTTAACTTCGGCCGGTTTACGAACAACCCGATTAATCTCGACCTTCGCCTTTCCGCGGGCGAGTTGAACGGATTGACAAAAACGATCTCGAGTCCGAAGGTGACGACCTTGAACAACGTCAAGGCCAAGATCGAGCAGGGTGAGTCCATCCCCTTCCAGACGTCCTCGGCCAACACGGGACCGACGACGACCTTTGTCGACGCCAATCTGGTCCTGGAGGTCACACCCCATATTACTCCGGATCAGAGCATCATCATGAAGGTGAAGGCGGCCCGGGATTCCCTCGGCAGCTTCAGCGGCCCCGCCGGCCCCAGCATCGCGAAACGTCAGGCGACCACGGAAGTGCTGGTTCGGGACGGGGAGACGACCGTGATCGGCGGGATCTTTGTGGACGAGAAAAATGAAACGGAAACCGGCATTCCGTTTCTTTCAAAAATTCCGATCGTCGGATGGCTGTTCAAGAATACGTCGAACACGGATACAAAGAACGAATTGTTGATCTTCCTCACACCCAGAATTGTGAAGGATTAG
- a CDS encoding pilus assembly protein PilP — MIHPFIRRGRTDKRGQADGFRRIVRRLIIVLGFGMFAVLAVGCVGGSSPPAPPAGKPAAVKHPEAPASASAPASPPAVAGEQKAEVSSPPPAPYVYNPEGRRDPFLSILVSAESAKSLRRLPPLLRTEIGELRLIGIVWGGYGYSAMVQTPDGKGYTIRVGTPVGPNNGAVRKITEQYLTIEEKYTDIFGEKKVREVRLDLHPQKEGSE; from the coding sequence ATGATTCATCCATTCATAAGGCGGGGAAGAACGGATAAGCGTGGACAGGCGGATGGTTTCCGTCGCATCGTTCGACGGTTGATCATCGTGTTGGGGTTCGGGATGTTTGCGGTCTTGGCCGTTGGGTGTGTCGGAGGTTCATCGCCTCCCGCGCCGCCGGCCGGAAAGCCGGCCGCGGTCAAACATCCGGAAGCCCCGGCCTCGGCCTCAGCCCCGGCCTCACCGCCGGCCGTGGCGGGTGAACAAAAGGCCGAGGTCTCGAGTCCCCCCCCCGCTCCGTACGTCTATAATCCCGAGGGGCGTCGGGATCCGTTTCTATCGATCCTGGTCTCGGCGGAATCGGCGAAGAGCTTGAGACGCCTCCCCCCGCTGTTGCGCACGGAAATCGGAGAGCTCCGTCTGATCGGGATTGTCTGGGGCGGGTATGGTTATTCCGCCATGGTCCAGACCCCGGACGGCAAGGGATATACCATTCGTGTGGGAACTCCGGTCGGACCCAACAATGGAGCGGTTCGAAAAATCACGGAACAGTATTTGACCATCGAGGAGAAATATACCGACATATTCGGTGAAAAGAAGGTGAGGGAAGTCAGGCTGGATCTTCATCCCCAAAAGGAGGGGAGCGAATGA
- the pilO gene encoding type 4a pilus biogenesis protein PilO: MNLDFIKNLPTYQKLLGLFLFNILIVAMFSWLFYLPQHNVIAGLQSDLVKLDSEIGIQRAKAEKLEQLKKENAELEKQLAEKKQQLPPEAEVASLLKQVSDLGLRVGLDFKLWKPSAKKEDPSGLYAAIPVDVEVGGGYHTIASFFDSVSKLPRIVNITNIKMGTPKVERGRLVVQTTFVATAFAASEGKPVEEKKKPQAGTKGGPAPAKGAKAGSTGVE, translated from the coding sequence ATGAACCTGGATTTTATTAAAAATCTTCCGACGTACCAGAAGCTCCTGGGCCTTTTCCTGTTCAATATTCTCATCGTGGCGATGTTTTCCTGGTTGTTTTACCTTCCGCAACACAACGTCATTGCCGGACTGCAATCCGACCTTGTGAAATTGGATAGCGAGATCGGAATCCAGCGTGCCAAGGCTGAAAAACTGGAGCAATTGAAAAAAGAAAATGCCGAACTTGAGAAACAGCTGGCGGAGAAAAAACAGCAGCTTCCCCCGGAAGCGGAAGTGGCCAGCCTGCTTAAGCAGGTTTCCGACCTGGGGCTTCGGGTGGGCCTTGATTTCAAGTTGTGGAAGCCTTCCGCCAAGAAAGAAGATCCCAGCGGTTTGTATGCGGCGATTCCCGTGGATGTCGAAGTCGGCGGCGGATATCACACGATCGCCTCGTTTTTTGACAGCGTGAGCAAGCTCCCGCGAATCGTAAATATTACCAATATTAAAATGGGAACCCCCAAGGTTGAAAGAGGTCGCTTGGTCGTGCAGACCACTTTTGTAGCCACCGCCTTCGCGGCCTCCGAAGGCAAGCCGGTTGAAGAAAAGAAAAAACCTCAGGCCGGAACCAAGGGCGGACCGGCCCCGGCCAAGGGCGCGAAAGCCGGGTCGACGGGGGTTGAATAG
- a CDS encoding PilN domain-containing protein: MIKINLLSIPKARKVKKQMEIQYELILAGVLIGFVVVACTYFWYLMNSRIDRLRNEKTKANAELTVLKEKVKEVENYEGNKKVLEEKNKIIEQLKKNQGAPVRLLDEISKSMEPLKIWLTTVKEEGSQVEVDGKAVTNADIVQFINNLKTTKFFSDIQLIESRQAIELNVPIYSFKLKCTMVI, translated from the coding sequence ATGATCAAGATCAACCTACTTTCAATTCCCAAGGCGAGAAAAGTCAAGAAACAGATGGAGATTCAGTACGAATTGATTCTCGCCGGGGTGTTGATCGGTTTTGTTGTGGTGGCCTGCACCTATTTTTGGTATTTAATGAATTCTCGGATCGACCGCCTCAGAAACGAAAAAACCAAGGCCAATGCCGAATTGACGGTATTGAAGGAAAAGGTCAAGGAAGTTGAAAACTATGAAGGCAACAAGAAGGTCCTCGAAGAGAAAAATAAGATCATCGAACAGTTAAAGAAAAATCAAGGCGCCCCGGTCCGTTTGCTCGACGAAATCAGCAAGAGCATGGAGCCTCTGAAAATTTGGTTGACCACCGTCAAGGAAGAAGGCTCTCAGGTCGAAGTGGACGGCAAGGCCGTGACCAACGCCGACATTGTTCAATTTATCAACAACCTTAAGACCACAAAATTTTTCAGCGATATTCAATTGATCGAGTCCCGTCAGGCCATTGAGTTAAATGTTCCGATTTACAGTTTCAAGCTTAAATGCACCATGGTGATCTGA